The Castanea sativa cultivar Marrone di Chiusa Pesio chromosome 11, ASM4071231v1 genome contains a region encoding:
- the LOC142616220 gene encoding uncharacterized protein LOC142616220: MDGVRRKRGSRNPDLDLREIQLRQRCGVCHEEGHSRRRCPNSRGALTSSSCGASTGRTVPVDISGILPLPSPSSSSHCQKKSKATAAEDASKTAVTTNDYEECLEELESIQSKILYWFINTSIPYIHNLLPRFETAKVAWKFLTDRYNCTNDSSLEFHIESKLYQMRQEIGQSISDYYSQTSTMWEQLSAADPPLVCSKDIELFVKYRDRCKFMHFMMGLCEDFEPIRASLFSRSPTPSLDATVKELIFEENHRPTHHMSSSDHVLATPSPQPPIAAFTAPPRINSGRPTSQSSKGTHCEFYHTKSYDISVYRKLQKFVQEKNKAFLPWAAVVCPLDSSVPTGPSLASSLTTADIEAVVQQVLSHTSTALSVTSGKQPWFFDTACCNHMTPDESQFSDKAPLAHPITIYTTDGTPMPVSHKGTIVSPCLSLSDTFYIPKSSLNLLYVGQLCELGVNLLLTNHGVDVQDPRTSQVLGTSCKVGRMLEVHNLKIPSQVVSVAATTATPSPDLWHARLGHPSLSRLQLLAFQERKHCHILDVVCILLISASLPERFWGEAALIAVYTINRIPSPTTHNKSPFELLYGQTLDYSSLQVFGYACFISLPLPERTKLQPRARLCCFLGYGVSQKGFRYYDPISHHFCVSRHDSSTSATSPDDSSPVLSPAYDLPVLDPVSPPSLESLVGLELRCSTRVSIPPLYLTDYHCSFALATLYKPHTYREAHIDPLWQQAMNKELDALHKNHTWDMVDLPPGQSVVGCRWAYKIKTKADGFVEWYKARLVSKGFTQEYGIDYEETFAPVAHLTSV, translated from the exons atggatggGGTACGGCGAAAACGGGGAAGCCGGAACCCAGATTTggacttgagggagattcaactGAGGCAGCGATGCGGAGTGTGTCATGAAGAGGGGCATAGCCGCAGAAGATGTCCCAATTCCCGTGGGGCTTTGACAAGCAGTTCTTGTGGGGCTTCGACAGGCA GAACT GTTCCTGTGGACATCTCCGGCATTCTTCCGCTGCCCTCACCTTCATCCAGTAGTCATTGTCAGAAGAAA TCCAAAGCCACAGCTGCTGAAGATGCCTCTAAGACTGCTGTTACAACGAATGATTATGAAGAATGCCTAGAGGAATTGGAGAGTATTCAGAGTAAGATCTTGTATTGGTTTATCAATACCTCTATTCCCTACATTCATAATCTTCTTCCTCGTTTTGAGACTGCTAAGGTTGCTTGGAAATTTTTGACCGATCGCTATAATTGTACTAATGATTCAAGCTTGGAGTTCCACATTGAATCAAAGCTTTATCAAATGCGCCAAGAGATAGGTCAGTCTATTTCTGATTATTATTCTCAGACTTCTACTATGTGGGAACAACTTTCTGCTGCAGATCCTCCACTAGTGTGTTCTAAGGACATTGAGCTCTTTGTCAAATATCGGGATCGCTGTAAATTTATGCACTTCATGATGGGTCTATGTGAGGATTTTGAGCCTATTAGGGCTTCTCTGTTTAGCCGGTCTCCTACTCCTTCTCTTGATGCTACAGTCAAGGAGCTTATTTTTGAGGAGAACCATCGGCCTACTCATCACATGTCATCATCTGATCATGTATTGGCTACACCATCTCCACAACCTCCCATTGCTGCATTCACTGCTCCTCCACGAATAAACTCTGGGCGTCCCACCTCTCAGTCTTCCAAAGGTACTCACTGTGAGTTTTACCATACCAAAAGCTATGACATCTCAGTTTATCGCAAACTGCAGAAATTTGTGCAAGAGAAGAATAAAGCTTTTCTTCCTTGGGCAGCTGTTGTATGTCCTTTAGATTCATCAGTTCCTACAGGTCCATCTTTAGCTTCCTCACTTACTACGGCTGATATTGAGGCAGTTGTTCAACAGGTTTTATCCCACACTTCCACTGCTCTTTCTGTCACCTCAGGTAAACAACCTTGGTTTTTTGATACTGCATGTTGTAACCATATGACTCCTGATGAATCCCAATTTTCTGATAAGGCACCCTTAGCACATCCAATCACCATTTACACTACTGATGGAACTCCTATGCCTGTTAGTCATAAAGGAACAATCGTTTCTCCTTGTTTATCCCTTAGTGACACTTTTTATATCCCAAAGTCATCCCTCAATTTACTTTATGTTGGTCAACTTTGTGAATTAGGCGTAAATCTTCTATTAACTAATCATGGTGTGGATGTGCAAGATCCCCGGACGAGTCAAGTGCTTGGGACAAGCTGTAAAGTTGGTCGCATGTTGGAGGTTCATAACTTGAAGATTCCTTCACAAGTTGTTTCTGTAGCTGCTACCACTGCCACCCCCTCACCTGATCTATGGCATGCTCGTCTTGGTCATCCATCCTTGTCTCGTCTTCAGTTGTTAGCTTTTCAAG AACGAAAACATTGTCACATTCTTGATGTTGTCTGCATCCTTCTCATTTCTGCCTCTCTTCCTGAGCGCTTTTGGGGTGAGGCCGCACTCATTGCTGTGTACACCATTAATCGTATTCCTTCACCAACTACACACAACAAATCACCATTCGAGCTTCTCTATGGTCAAACTCTTGACTACTCCTCTCTTCAGGTTTTTGGTTATGCTTGCTttatctctcttcctcttcctgaACGAACAAAGCTCCAGCCTCGTGCTCGTCTctgttgtttccttggttatggtgTATCTCAAAAGGGGTTTCGATactatgatcctatttctcatcacTTTTGTGTCTCCCGTCAT GATTCTTCAACATCTGCTACCTCTCCAGACGACTCATCTCCGGTTCTGTCCCCGGCATATGACCTACCTGTCTTGGATCCTGTGTCACCACCCTCTCTTGAGTCTCTTGTTGGTCTTGAACTTCGTTGTTCCACTCGGGTAAGCATTCCTCCCCTTTATCTCACTGATTATCACTGCTCTTTTGCTCTTGCCACCCTCTATAaacctcacacctatcgtgaggcccaTATTGACCCTCTTTGGCAGCAAGCTATGAACAAAGAACTAGATGCCCTTCATAAGAATCACACTTGGGATATGGTTGATTTGCCTCCTGGTCAGTCTGTAGTGGGTTGTAGGTGGGCTTACAAGATCAAGACCAAGGCTGATGGATTTGTTGAATGGTACAAGGCTCGCCTCGTTTCCAAGGGCTTTACTCAGGAGTATGGCATTGACTATGAGGAAACATTTGCTCCAGTTGCTCACCTTACATCTGTCTGA